Proteins co-encoded in one Arachis hypogaea cultivar Tifrunner chromosome 13, arahy.Tifrunner.gnm2.J5K5, whole genome shotgun sequence genomic window:
- the LOC112737088 gene encoding toll/interleukin-1 receptor-like protein isoform X1 — MANRASTSATMSTNYNVFLSFRGEDTRHGFTGHPYDALCRNGINTFIDDENLRTGETIRPQLLHSIEASEISIIVFSTNYAASTWCLDELVKILQCHRERNQLVFPVFYKVEPSDVRHQRNTYKEAMDAHEIRFDCHSQKVKEWKEALAETSNMKGFHLKQGRGPSTSTAKAPLRVAWGGENQGLQC, encoded by the exons ATGGCAAATCGAGCTTCAACTTCTGCGACCATGTCTACTAACTACAATGTCTTTCTGAGTTTCAGGGGTGAAGACACGCGTCATGGATTCACAGGTCATCCCTATGATGCTCTCTGCCGCAACGGAATCAACACCTTCATCGATGATGAGAATCTCAGAACAGGAGAAACAATTCGACCTCAACTCCTTCATTCCATTGAAGCATCAGAGATCTCCATTATTGTTTTCTCAACAAACTATGCAGCTTCAACATGGTGCCTTGATGAACTCGTCAAGATCCTGCAATGTCACAGGGAAAGGAACCAACTTGTGTTTCCGGTCTTCTACAAAGTAGAACCCTCAGATGTACGGCATCAGAGGAACACTTACAAGGAAGCCATGGATGCTCATGAAATCAGGTTTGATTGTCATTCTCAGAAGGTGAAAGAATGGAAGGAAGCTTTGGCCGAAACATCCAACATGAAAGGCTTTCATTTGAAACAAGG AAGAGGGCCTAGTACGTCTACAGCAAAAGCTCCTCTCAGAGTTGCTTGGGGAGGGGAAAATCAAGGTCTGCAGTGT